One Onthophagus taurus isolate NC chromosome 11, IU_Otau_3.0, whole genome shotgun sequence genomic window carries:
- the LOC111423730 gene encoding spindle pole body component 97-like, whose translation MKFIIIFAIIAAVSAEPPRFGYQQQQSAPYNPRGWRPSGPSFDLPQRQQNYETYGAPQQQQQQQNYESPQITYGAPQQQQQQQNYLPPKVEYGPPEPDAKNVETTTIADDVATTQTPAKLVEEVPKAKSEKLEEPKPQNPVFLIVPQPEKLVYTVQQSAPLVAVPETKILANLQTVPIAQVAQFGQAALATSYYTPTYSSSFVQIYQ comes from the exons ATGAAg ttcATCATTATCTTCGCAATAATTGCTGCTGTTTCTGCGGAACCTCCTCGATTTGGATACCAACAACAACAATCAGCTCCTTATAACCCACGTGGATGGAGACCATCTGGTCCATCTTTTGATTTACCCCAAAGACAACAAAATTATGAAACTTATGGAGCAcctcaacaacaacaacaacaacaaaattatgaATCGCCCCAAATTACTTATGGAGCACCTCAACAACAACagcaacaacaaaattatttaccaCCTAAAGTAGAATATGGACCACCAGAACCTGATgcgaaaaatgttgaaacgaCAACCATCGCTGATGACGTTGCTACAACTCAAACTCCAGCTAAATTG gTGGAAGAAGTGCCAAAAGCGAAATCCGAAAAGTTGGAAGAACCTAAACCACAAAATCCGGTGTTTTTGATTGTTCCACAACCCGAAAAGTTGGTTTATACCGTTCAACAATCAGCTCCTTTAGTTGCTGTTCCAGAAACGAAAATATTGGCTAATTTACAAACTGTTCCGATTGCCCAAGTAGCGCAATTTGGTCAAGCTGCTTTAGCTACTTCTTATTATACACCGACTTATAGCAGTTCTTTCGtacaaatttatcaataa